A portion of the Sus scrofa isolate TJ Tabasco breed Duroc chromosome 5, Sscrofa11.1, whole genome shotgun sequence genome contains these proteins:
- the WNT1 gene encoding proto-oncogene Wnt-1, giving the protein MGHWALLPGWVSATLLLALAALPAALAANSSGRWWGIVNVASSTNLLTDSKSLQLVLEPSLQLLSRKQRRLIRQNPGILHSVSGGLQSAVRECKWQFRNRRWNCPTASGPHLFGKIVNRGCRETAFIFAITSAGVTHSVARSCSEGSIESCTCDYRRRGPGGPDWHWGGCSDNIDFGRLFGREFVDSGEKGRDLRFLMNLHNNEAGRTTVFSEMRQECKCHGMSGSCTVRTCWMRLPTLRAVGDVLRDRFDGASRVLYGNRGSNRASRAELLRLEPEDPAHKPPSPHDLVYFEKSPNFCTYSGRLGTAGTAGRACNSSSPALDGCELLCCGRGHRTRTQRVTERCNCTFHWCCHVSCRNCTHTRVLHECL; this is encoded by the exons ATGGGGCACTGGGCGCTGCTGCCTGGCTGGGTTTCTGCTACGCTGTTGCTGGCGCTGGCCGCTCTGCCTGCAGCCCTGGCCGCCAACAGCAGTGGCCGATGGTG GGGCATCGTGAACGTAGCCTCCTCAACGAACCTACTAACCGATTCCAAGAGTCTGCAACTGGTACTCGAGCCCAGCCTGCAGCTGCTGAGCCGCAAACAGCGGCGGCTGATCCGCCAGAACCCGGGGATCCTGCACAGTGTGAGCGGTGGGCTGCAGAGCGCTGTGCGAGAGTGCAAGTGGCAGTTCCGGAACCGCCGCTGGAATTGTCCCACGGCTTCAGGGCCCCACCTCTTCGGCAAGATCGTCAACCGAG GCTGTCGGGAAACAGCATTTATCTTCGCCATCACCTCGGCCGGGGTCACCCATTCGGTGGCGCGCTCCTGCTCCGAGGGCTCCATCGAGTCCTGCACATGCGACTATAGGCGGCGCGGCCCTGGGGGCCCCGACTGGCACTGGGggggctgcagtgacaacatcgacTTCGGCCGCCTCTTTGGCCGGGAGTTTGTGGATTCCGGGGAGAAGGGGCGGGACCTGCGCTTCCTCATGAACCTTCACAACAACGAGGCAGGCCGCACG ACCGTGTTCTCCGAGATGCGCCAGGAGTGCAAGTGCCACGGTATGTCCGGTTCGTGCACTGTGCGCACGTGCTGGATGCGGCTGCCCACGCTGCGCGCCGTCGGCGACGTGCTGCGCGACCGCTTCGACGGTGCCTCGCGCGTCCTCTACGGCAACCGCGGCAGCAACCGCGCCTCGCGAGCGGAACTGCTGCGCCTTGAGCCCGAGGACCCAGCGCAcaagcctccctccccccacGACCTTGTCTACTTCGAGAAATCGCCCAACTTCTGCACATACAGCGGGCGCCTGGGTACAGCGGGCACGGCGGGGCGCGCCTGCAACAGCTCGTCGCCCGCGCTGGACGGCTGCGAGCTGCTCTGCTGTGGCCGGGGCCACCGCACGCGCACGCAGCGCGTCACCGAGCGCTGCAACTGCACCTTCCACTGGTGCTGCCACGTCAGCTGCCGCAACTGCACGCACACGCGCGTACTGCACGAGTGCCTGTGA
- the DDN gene encoding dendrin isoform X1, with product MNPAAPYWFLQTKLPGRAQGKDQGAHQSSAFSAALWLWRSPCFCIQPFPALSTFPDLREGGFQVIRIRVCLCVWAGVHDGKDRCLLMSHSIMSREEARTFKALGLWWDLGGRKHLQAKSLWCSRRRAPPRQLMDFQASHWARWPQSRTCGPRPGSPEPPPRRPWASRVLQEATNWRAGPPAEARAREQEKRKAASQEREAKETERKRRKAGGARRSPPGRPRPEPRNAPRVAQLAGLPASSRPERLGSVGRPSRPFAPSAQPQSNPGAAWAGPWGGRRPGPPSYEAHLLLRGAAGMAPRRRWDRPPPYVAPPSYEGPHRTLGTKRGAEPSQAPASSAPAPARTEGVCTKKRLDPRIYRDVLGAWGLRQGRGLLGGSPGCGTGRPRLESGKGAAEKSLRPAAAGLKSGSDRHPQAKAAGSPGAETLPAGSATVTPSPPRPAPRSRPHPTGSGEGREGREQSWLPKCWIPSVKKQLPRHSQTLPRPWAPGGTGWRESLGHREEAGPETLEGWKATRRPHTLPRSSRGRARGEGVFVIDATCVVIRSQYVPTPRTQHVQLLPAGVPRAVEDAPSPPKSNKEEGEGATVFPSPSQKLPLSSRPSHQPGGGRGLEAEGGKPADSSLEERASRILGLPVGEVNLQDPPTQPGSPEHSALGPAPSGGAGGAERSEEVAAVPQRAGRGWARTPGPYAGALREAVSRIRRHTAPDSDSDEAAELSVHSGSSDGSDTEASGASWRSERTGPREGGKTAELSDNVRGILDVISRTEEVLFGAGDNKGTPQGNRERQ from the exons ATGAACCCAGCCGCACCATACTGGTTCCTCCAAACCAAGCTTCCtggtagagcacagggaaaagaTCAGGGTGCTCATCAGAGCTCAGCTTTCAGTGCTGCATTGTGGCTTTGGAGAAGCCCCTGCTTCTGCATTCAGCCCTTCCCAGCTCTCAGCACATTCCCAGACTTGAGGGAGGGAGGCTTCCAAGTTATTAGAATTAgggtatgtttgtgtgtgtgggcaGGGGTGCACGATGGAAAGGACAGATGTCTCCTTATGTCACATTCCATCATGTCTAGGGAGGAGGCAAGGACTTTTAAAGCTTTAGGGCTCTGGTGGGACCTGGGTGGAAGGAAGCATCTTCAAGCAAAGAGCCTCTGGTGCAGCCG TCGCCGCGCCCCTCCTCGACAGCTCATGGACTTCCAAGCCAGCCACTGGGCCCGCTGGCCCCAGAGTCGCAC GTGTGGGCCGCGCCCGGGATCCCCTGAGCCACCGCCCCGCCGGCCCTGGGCCTCCAGGGTGCTGCAGGAGGCGACCAACTGGCGGGCGGGGCCCCCGGCCGAGGCCCGAGCCCGggagcaagagaaaaggaaagcggCGTCGCAGGAGCGGGAGGCCAAGGAGACCGAGCGAAAAAGGCGCAAGGCTGGTGGGGCCCGAAGGAGTCCCCCTGGTCGGCCCCGCCCGGAGCCTCGGAACGCCCCTCGGGTGGCCCAACTTGCGGGGCTCCCAGCTTCCTCACGGCCCGAGCGCCTGGGGTCAGTGGGGCGCCCGTCCCGTCCATTCGCTCCGTCTGCGCAACCGCAGAGCAACCCTGGGGCGGCGTGGGCGGGGCCCTGGGGAGGTAGGCGGCCAGGGCCCCCCAGCTACGAGGCTCACCTGCTGCTGAGAGGCGCTGCCGGGATGGCCCCGCGACGCCGCTGGGACCGGCCGCCACCCTACGTGGCTCCACCTTCTTACGAAGGCCCCCACAGGACCCTGGGGACTAAGCGAGGCGCCGAGCCCTCGCAGGCGCCCGCCTCTTCAGCCCCTGCTCCGGCCAGGACCGAGGGAGTGTGCACAAAGAAGAGGCTAGATCCTCGGATCTACAGGGACGTCCTCGGAGCCTGGGGTCTCCGTCAGGGACGGGGTCTTCTGGGGGGATCCCCAGGCTGTGGAACAGGCAGGCCAAGGCTGGAGTCCGGTAAGGGGGCCGCGGAGAAAAGCCTGAGGCCGGCTGCTGCTGGCCTGAAGAGTGGTAGCGACCGCCATCCCCAAGCCAAAGCTGCCGGGAGCCCAGGCGCGGAGACACTTCCTGCAGGGTCTGCAACTGTGACTCCCAGCCCCCCGCGTCCGGCTCCCAGGTCCAGGCCCCATCCCACGGGCTccggggaagggagagaaggtagAGAACAGAGCTGGCTCCCCAAATGCTGGATTCCCTCCGTGAAAAAACAGCTGCCCCGACACAGCCAGACCCTCCCCAGACCCTGGGCACCAGGAGGCACGGGATGGAGAGAGTCCCTGGGccacagagaggaggcaggacCCGAGACCTTGGAGGGCTGGAAGGCGACCCGCCGTCCCCACACCCTGCCCCGAAGTTCCCGGGGCCGGGCTCGTGGGGAAGGCGTCTTTGTCATTGACGCCACTTGCGTAGTGATACGGTCGCAGTATGTTCCCACCCCTCGAACCCAGCATGTGCAGCTTTTGCCCGCAGGGGTGCCGCGCGCTGTGGAGGACGCCCCCAGCCCACCGAAGTCCAATAAGGAGGAGGGCGAGGGGGCCACGGTCTTTCCCTCCCCTAGCCAGAAGCTGCCCTTAAGCAGTCGCCCTTCACACCAGCCGGGTGGGGGACGTGGGCTCGAAGCTGAGGGCGGGAAGCCCGCGGACTCCTCATTGGAGGAGCGCGCCTCCCGTATCTTAGGGCTCCCGGTCGGCGAAGTAAACCTGCAGGACCCCCCGACGCAGCCAGGTAGCCCAGAGCACTCAGCCTTAGGCCCAGCACCTTCGGGAGGCGCGGGCGGTGCCGAGCGCTCGGAGGAAGTGGCTGCCGTCCCGCAGCGGGCTGGCCGGGGCTGGGCGCGGACCCCGGGGCCCTACGCCGGGGCCCTGCGGGAAGCCGTGTCCCGCATCCGCCGCCACACCGCCCCGGACTCCGACTCGGACGAAGCTGCGGAGCTTAGCGTCCATAGCGGCTCTTCTGATGGAAGCGACACAGAAGCCTCGGGCGCCTCCTGGCGGAGTGAGCGGACCGGGCCCCGGGAAGGCGGGAAGACAGCAGAGCTGAGTGACAATGTCAGAGGGATTCTAGATGTCATCAGCCGAACCGAGGAGGTCCTCTTCGGGGCTGGGGATAACAAGGGGACCCCACAGGGAAATAGAGAGCGACAGTGA
- the DDN gene encoding dendrin isoform X2, which produces MLDGQLFSEGPDSPRELQDEESSSCLWVQKSKLLVIEVKTISCHYSRRAPPRQLMDFQASHWARWPQSRTCGPRPGSPEPPPRRPWASRVLQEATNWRAGPPAEARAREQEKRKAASQEREAKETERKRRKAGGARRSPPGRPRPEPRNAPRVAQLAGLPASSRPERLGSVGRPSRPFAPSAQPQSNPGAAWAGPWGGRRPGPPSYEAHLLLRGAAGMAPRRRWDRPPPYVAPPSYEGPHRTLGTKRGAEPSQAPASSAPAPARTEGVCTKKRLDPRIYRDVLGAWGLRQGRGLLGGSPGCGTGRPRLESGKGAAEKSLRPAAAGLKSGSDRHPQAKAAGSPGAETLPAGSATVTPSPPRPAPRSRPHPTGSGEGREGREQSWLPKCWIPSVKKQLPRHSQTLPRPWAPGGTGWRESLGHREEAGPETLEGWKATRRPHTLPRSSRGRARGEGVFVIDATCVVIRSQYVPTPRTQHVQLLPAGVPRAVEDAPSPPKSNKEEGEGATVFPSPSQKLPLSSRPSHQPGGGRGLEAEGGKPADSSLEERASRILGLPVGEVNLQDPPTQPGSPEHSALGPAPSGGAGGAERSEEVAAVPQRAGRGWARTPGPYAGALREAVSRIRRHTAPDSDSDEAAELSVHSGSSDGSDTEASGASWRSERTGPREGGKTAELSDNVRGILDVISRTEEVLFGAGDNKGTPQGNRERQ; this is translated from the exons atgCTGGATGGTCAGCTCTTCTCCGAGGGGCCTGATAGCCCCCGGGAGCTTCAGGATGAGGAGTCTAGCAGCTGCCTCTGGGTGCAGAAATCTAAGCTGCTGGTTATCGAAGTGAAGACTATTTCCTGTCATTATAGTCGCCGCGCCCCTCCTCGACAGCTCATGGACTTCCAAGCCAGCCACTGGGCCCGCTGGCCCCAGAGTCGCAC GTGTGGGCCGCGCCCGGGATCCCCTGAGCCACCGCCCCGCCGGCCCTGGGCCTCCAGGGTGCTGCAGGAGGCGACCAACTGGCGGGCGGGGCCCCCGGCCGAGGCCCGAGCCCGggagcaagagaaaaggaaagcggCGTCGCAGGAGCGGGAGGCCAAGGAGACCGAGCGAAAAAGGCGCAAGGCTGGTGGGGCCCGAAGGAGTCCCCCTGGTCGGCCCCGCCCGGAGCCTCGGAACGCCCCTCGGGTGGCCCAACTTGCGGGGCTCCCAGCTTCCTCACGGCCCGAGCGCCTGGGGTCAGTGGGGCGCCCGTCCCGTCCATTCGCTCCGTCTGCGCAACCGCAGAGCAACCCTGGGGCGGCGTGGGCGGGGCCCTGGGGAGGTAGGCGGCCAGGGCCCCCCAGCTACGAGGCTCACCTGCTGCTGAGAGGCGCTGCCGGGATGGCCCCGCGACGCCGCTGGGACCGGCCGCCACCCTACGTGGCTCCACCTTCTTACGAAGGCCCCCACAGGACCCTGGGGACTAAGCGAGGCGCCGAGCCCTCGCAGGCGCCCGCCTCTTCAGCCCCTGCTCCGGCCAGGACCGAGGGAGTGTGCACAAAGAAGAGGCTAGATCCTCGGATCTACAGGGACGTCCTCGGAGCCTGGGGTCTCCGTCAGGGACGGGGTCTTCTGGGGGGATCCCCAGGCTGTGGAACAGGCAGGCCAAGGCTGGAGTCCGGTAAGGGGGCCGCGGAGAAAAGCCTGAGGCCGGCTGCTGCTGGCCTGAAGAGTGGTAGCGACCGCCATCCCCAAGCCAAAGCTGCCGGGAGCCCAGGCGCGGAGACACTTCCTGCAGGGTCTGCAACTGTGACTCCCAGCCCCCCGCGTCCGGCTCCCAGGTCCAGGCCCCATCCCACGGGCTccggggaagggagagaaggtagAGAACAGAGCTGGCTCCCCAAATGCTGGATTCCCTCCGTGAAAAAACAGCTGCCCCGACACAGCCAGACCCTCCCCAGACCCTGGGCACCAGGAGGCACGGGATGGAGAGAGTCCCTGGGccacagagaggaggcaggacCCGAGACCTTGGAGGGCTGGAAGGCGACCCGCCGTCCCCACACCCTGCCCCGAAGTTCCCGGGGCCGGGCTCGTGGGGAAGGCGTCTTTGTCATTGACGCCACTTGCGTAGTGATACGGTCGCAGTATGTTCCCACCCCTCGAACCCAGCATGTGCAGCTTTTGCCCGCAGGGGTGCCGCGCGCTGTGGAGGACGCCCCCAGCCCACCGAAGTCCAATAAGGAGGAGGGCGAGGGGGCCACGGTCTTTCCCTCCCCTAGCCAGAAGCTGCCCTTAAGCAGTCGCCCTTCACACCAGCCGGGTGGGGGACGTGGGCTCGAAGCTGAGGGCGGGAAGCCCGCGGACTCCTCATTGGAGGAGCGCGCCTCCCGTATCTTAGGGCTCCCGGTCGGCGAAGTAAACCTGCAGGACCCCCCGACGCAGCCAGGTAGCCCAGAGCACTCAGCCTTAGGCCCAGCACCTTCGGGAGGCGCGGGCGGTGCCGAGCGCTCGGAGGAAGTGGCTGCCGTCCCGCAGCGGGCTGGCCGGGGCTGGGCGCGGACCCCGGGGCCCTACGCCGGGGCCCTGCGGGAAGCCGTGTCCCGCATCCGCCGCCACACCGCCCCGGACTCCGACTCGGACGAAGCTGCGGAGCTTAGCGTCCATAGCGGCTCTTCTGATGGAAGCGACACAGAAGCCTCGGGCGCCTCCTGGCGGAGTGAGCGGACCGGGCCCCGGGAAGGCGGGAAGACAGCAGAGCTGAGTGACAATGTCAGAGGGATTCTAGATGTCATCAGCCGAACCGAGGAGGTCCTCTTCGGGGCTGGGGATAACAAGGGGACCCCACAGGGAAATAGAGAGCGACAGTGA